In Cryptomeria japonica chromosome 5, Sugi_1.0, whole genome shotgun sequence, the genomic window AGAATATCATTCAGATTTGAAAAACAGACCCTTGAAGAGGAATAAGAGCAAAATTATGAAGGAAATATGAAGAATATTGCAGATTGAGACGAAAGAATATTGCAGATCTAGAAAAAAGATATATGCAGACTTGTGAAGCATTTATAGCGGATTTATAAAGAAGAGCTTTATGCAGATTTGTGAAGCATTTAAGAAGAGGAGACTATGCAGATTTGTGAAGCATTTAAAGCAGAATTTTAAGGAGAAGTCATGACTATTCAAGTGGTCATCTCCTTTGAGAAGGATCGCATCTCTTTATAGGAATATGAAGGTATATATTGGGTTTTGGGTTTGTTCTTTCATCTACACTTTGGTATTGTATATCAGTGATTTAAGTGTTATATTCATGTCAAATCATTAAGGATGATAGGAGAGTTAATATTGCGAGATTTTTTCATCCTTACTTAAATACATGAACAAACTATTTGCTATTTACTGTGATAAATCCATTGCTGATATAATATTTAGTATTGTTTGAGGTGTACCCACCTAGATCTTAACGAGTCTAGACTATAGGAGACATACATCCATCTCTCGTTCATTGGCCCAACCTCTCAATAATCTTAATCATAGAAATTCACAGCCCATTAGAAAATATTGAAAGCGGGTTGGGGATGACTCAGTGAATAGGATGAGAACTATTTTCTTCTTTAAAAAGTAGATTGGTGCCGACTACAACACAATGCGCGCCAAATACAATTGTTATCAAGAAACAGCCCATATACCACACAAAAAATTGAATTATCGCATGCATACTTCTGTCATATCTGTGCATATATATATCAGTTTGTTTTACTTTATGCAGGTGAAGAGAATTTAGATAACAAAATCACGGGTGGACCAAAGTATCCAGAAATTTGGCAAAATTTGGTATACCAGATTTAGAGTTGCTTTAACTACTTTAGAAAGTTCTGTGGCTAAACAAAGAAACGGAAGAATCATTGCATACCTTCCAAAGGCCCTGCAAGGGACGAGCAGGAGTGGGATGACAATTTACAACCTTAACAAAATGTTCTGTTTCCCATTTTCTCCTCCCGTGGCTcgccttctccttctccttcctcCTCTGCTTTCTCGCAGATCTATCCCCTCCCAGACTGACTTTGGTTGCGAAGTACTGATAAATCTCAGCCTGCAATCGATCAGGAAGGCTTCCATAGGAGTCCCCATCTTCCAACAATTCCTTGCTTTTCTTCTTCGACAAATCCCAACAACTGCTACTTCTTCCCAACTGACAGTTCCTAGACCAATTGTGATTAGCATCTCCATTCTCTTCCACGGCAATGTGACACTTCCCAACAAAGTCTACCTTAACCGGCAGCAATCCGTCTGGCACCTCCTCCTCTACCGCGTCCCAATTCTCAAAAGGGTTCCTGATTCTTCTTGCTCCCACTCCACCACCCATTCTTGGATCCAACCCACCATCCAAAACGGCCAATGACGCAGACCCACCATTGATCCcatggcctacaccagaaaacaACACTGACACAGTATCAGAACCATTGCCAAAACCAGAAAACAACACTGACCCAGTATCACAACCATTGCCCAAACCAGAAAACAGTTGAGACCCACCTTCAGTTCCACATATCTTGCCCATTGCAGAATCCAGTATCCAATCAGGGTCAATAAAACACAAACCCTTACCATGGGATGAAACTCCCAACCACAGAAAGGGCACCTTGCGGACCTCATAGCTGCCAGGTCTAACTGGAATTATTCTGGTACCGATTAAACAATTATGTCCCCAGTCAAAAGTAACAAGGGGTCCATGCCCCCCACGGCCGACTCCTCGCCAAAAGCCCACCAGATTATCCCACTTATCTAAAACCTGGTACAGTACCATGTAACTAATTTTCACATTTCCCCATTTCTTCACGTCCGTTTTAGCTCCCCACCGCTTCTCACACATGGCCATCCAAACCTTACGGTCATCTGTGCAGAGGCCATGAAACCGCCTGCTGAGACAACAGCAGGCTGCGATCTCAGCCGGCGAAAGAAAGGATAAAATGCGTACGACCACGTCCTCTGCTAAGTCTGACAACGCCATGCAATGATTTTCAAAACTTTTATCCTGGGAAACCTCCTTGAACGAATCTTGAAGTTCTTGAGATCGTAGGTTCGATCCACACCAGCTCTCGTTGCCATTTTTCAGGATTCGTGAAGAATTTTCTGCTAACATTGTTTTTCACATTTCCTAAATACTGCGACTGTGATGATTGACACGAAAAAGTTACACCGAACTGACGCGACCGGTGCCTGCCTTTCTTGCAagagaccagaattttggcttgtttaATTTTCATTTCCTTCAgtcttttatttgtttttttaagaTTCCTTATCACTTGGCATTTCTTAAGAATATTCCTCTTCTCTGATGGATGCACATCTTCTTCTCATGGGAAATAACTTTTCCATATCAATCAAAACAGCCCTACCTACCTAGTATTTAGAAATTTGAAATAACGTCCGCAGAAAATTCTTCACGAACCCAAAAAAATGGCAACTATTATTTCAGACGAAATTCTTTACAAAGCTCAAACATTCGGCAATTATTATATCAGCATAAAAATTTtcacaaaactaaaaaaaatgGCAATTAATGATCTTATTGATTTTTGTCCCTCCTTTTAAAACGAGACTAATGTTTCAAAGTACCTTTTTTTTAATTAATCTATTAGAAAACTTTagtttttcttgttttttctttACTTAACACCACTTGACACTACTTTTGGAGCAGTTCCACCTCTTGCATGTTTTTTCATCAAATTTGATCCCAAAATGTTTCATCATAGTCTTTCATGCTCTCTCATTTCTCTCTAGTTCTTTCTTTTGCTTGCATGAAAGTGATGGTTTTCTCCATCAAAAGAAAGCATAACCAGCGTAAGTTCGTTTTCAAAGGTAGTGTTCTTGAAGAAGTGGTAGATTACAAGTACCTTGGTATTGACTTCAACAAAAAAATTAAGTGGGGAAAGTTGTAGAAAGAAAAGAATGTTGGGAggttggaaagcattttatgctttTCAAAATAGGTGTAGAGAGACAGAATTATGGGACTGGAAGACTACCTAAACTCTCTTTGGACTTTTAATGCTTCCAGTTGTTCTTTATGGTTGCGAAGTGTGAGCTAGCAACACCTCTGACATGCAGTGGAAACAAATTGAGCAAATTCAAAAATGCTTGATTTCAAACAAGTTCAATCCCTTATGATATCATGTTGAGTGAAGTGGGGGATGCACCTATAGAAGCAATTGCTTTGGCAAGACTCATAAGTTATTTGAGAAGGATTGGGCAAATGGAAGAGGGTCGATGGCTTAAAGTCATTTTCAATGACACATTATGCATAAGAAAGAAGTCTTGGATGCAACAAAATAGCAAATGGTTTAGAAAATGGGATATATACTTGAACATGTGCCTCACGGATAATAAGGGGATCAAAGCGTATGTTATGGATAAATTCCACAAGCGTACTTGGGATAAAGAGCTAGGGAGAAAGAAGAAATACTATATTGAAGAGTTTAATCCCTCTTGCAATCATCATAAAAAAGAGTACATAGAGGCCAATATACCATGGAAAGCCAAAATCCTCattgctcaattaagaactaaTTCTCATCATCTCCGCTGCGAAACTGGATGttggaaaagaccaaaaaaaacTTGGGAGGAGAGGGTGTGCATTTTTTGCACTTCATTCTTGAATGTGGCGCTTTCAAAGTCAACAGGGACAGCTATGAAAACTTTCTGCCAGCCAGCTCTTGGGTTAATTTATTCAGCAAGGGGTGTGTGGATAAGTTAGGGGTACTCGTCATCGCGCTTCACAAGAAAAGAGTTGAAATACAGAAGTTGGTTTGTGAAGGGGTCTATCCCATAGGCTATATTTAGCCTCGTGGACgttaaaataatttcttcttcttcttcttcttctcagcaAGAAGCATTGTAACTCAACCATTGATGCTTGTTTTCTTCTCAAGGGGTTTATAGGAAATAACCTTAAGTTTCATTAGTCTTTCGTGCTCTCTCATTTCTCTCTAGTAAGATCTTTTGCTTGCATTCTCACCAAGAAGCATTGTAACTCACCCATTGATGCAGGTTTCCTTCTAAGAGGTTTTAGGAAATAACTTGTTCATGTCAATCAAAACACTCGTAGTATTTAGAAAATGTGAAATAATGTTAGCAGAAAATTCTTCACAAAGCTATTAAAGGACGACTagtattttttcttgtttttctctttttctaatTGATAGCCTGTAAATTTAATAGTGGTTTTTTTAATCTTCCAtttgaaaataaatggaagaaaaaatgaccaaataattatttttatatctTCTAATGTTTTCTTGGTAGCTTGAGATGGTCGTAAAGAAAGCCTTTATGAAATTTAtctctgattttttattttgatttaattatattttgtaaggtATTTTTCTATCTATTATATTATTTGTTGTTTCAAATGGAAGAAAAAATGAccaaataattatttttatatctTCTAATGTTTTCTTGGTAGCTTGAGATGGTCGTAAAGAAAGCCTTTATGAAATTTGTCtcagattttttattttgatttaattatattttgtaaggtATTTTTCTATCTATTATATTATTTGTTGGATAAATTTCACATCTAACATATATTTTTAATTGAACTCTCATTGCTCTCTTGAAAATTTAGAATAGACTCTAAGAGTAGAAAATAGAAAacctttgaaaaaaataaaaataaaatgcataAGGTAAGGTGAAGTTtacaattaaatttttaattaaaaataaaaaatagttttaaatcattttttatagaaaataaaaaaattaattttacattctttatttataataataatttttgaAGTTTAAAAGGGCAAAGATTATGTAACAATTATAATAAAGTgtcttataaaaataaaaaaattaaagttatttataaaaatatatatatatttaactttaaaataaatttaaaaaactaaTGGGCAGAATTAGTTGTAGAGATATTTTGAGAAAGAAAATAATGTTTTTCTTAATTGTTAAATATTTGTGAAAAATAGTAAATATTTGTTAGGTGGAAAATAGATAATTTGATAGACAATATGTCTCAAACTAATATAATTACAAtaacttctcttttttttttatgaataggcatgcactatattaaaaatataaaataggatacatattcacaaaaaaaaaaaggtgGGTGGTAGAGAAGCACACCCCAAAAGTCCACACGGACCTAACCGGAAACAAACTCAAAAAAGTCCAATGGGCCTAGTCCAGAATAACATCAGATAACAAAACACAAAGAAAAGGCCCTCAGGCTGCCAGAGCAACGCCTATAGAGGGCGGAGGATCACAGTCATCTGAAGGACCCCACCCATAACCAAGGGCGAGGGTGACGTCAGGAGGAGTCCAACCCATGTGCTCTTTATCAGGATctctctttgtcttcttcttcatttCTGCGAGGAGAAATGGCCAA contains:
- the LOC131042927 gene encoding F-box protein At3g12350 isoform X2, which gives rise to MLAENSSRILKNGNESWCGSNLRSQELQDSFKEVSQDKSFENHCMALSDLAEDVVVRILSFLSPAEIAACCCLSRRFHGLCTDDRKVWMAMCEKRWGAKTDVKKWGNVKISYMVLYQVLDKWDNLVGFWRGVGRGGHGPLVTFDWGHNCLIGTRIIPVRPGSYEVRKVPFLWLGVSSHGKGLCFIDPDWILDSAMGKICGTEGHGINGGSASLAVLDGGLDPRMGGGVGARRIRNPFENWDAVEEEVPDGLLPVKVDFVGKCHIAVEENGDANHNWSRNCQLGRSSSCWDLSKKKSKELLEDGDSYGSLPDRLQAEIYQYFATKVSLGGDRSARKQRRKEKEKASHGRRKWETEHFVKVVNCHPTPARPLQGLWKGISDSTGLEFILVSYNECGGIVCKRVGGYLQNISGYDSVFWTADSTSSAGLNFSSKEEELYNCRTHIRPMNDIKTDINNCTQYDEVEVTRVLFINSDSAGFRHGISVSAVSNKEGRLWQYANGKFGFGFLYSNSIIDFMHIGSSSHLLDVVE
- the LOC131042927 gene encoding F-box protein At3g12350 isoform X1, giving the protein MLAENSSRILKNGNESWCGSNLRSQELQDSFKEVSQDKSFENHCMALSDLAEDVVVRILSFLSPAEIAACCCLSRRFHGLCTDDRKVWMAMCEKRWGAKTDVKKWGNVKISYMVLYQVLDKWDNLVGFWRGVGRGGHGPLVTFDWGHNCLIGTRIIPVRPGSYEVRKVPFLWLGVSSHGKGLCFIDPDWILDSAMGKICGTEGGSQLFSGLGNGCDTGSVLFSGFGNGSDTVSVLFSGVGHGINGGSASLAVLDGGLDPRMGGGVGARRIRNPFENWDAVEEEVPDGLLPVKVDFVGKCHIAVEENGDANHNWSRNCQLGRSSSCWDLSKKKSKELLEDGDSYGSLPDRLQAEIYQYFATKVSLGGDRSARKQRRKEKEKASHGRRKWETEHFVKVVNCHPTPARPLQGLWKGISDSTGLEFILVSYNECGGIVCKRVGGYLQNISGYDSVFWTADSTSSAGLNFSSKEEELYNCRTHIRPMNDIKTDINNCTQYDEVEVTRVLFINSDSAGFRHGISVSAVSNKEGRLWQYANGKFGFGFLYSNSIIDFMHIGSSSHLLDVVE
- the LOC131042927 gene encoding F-box protein At3g12350 isoform X3, translating into MLAENSSRILKNGNESWCGSNLRSQELQDSFKEVSQDKSFENHCMALSDLAEDVVVRILSFLSPAEIAACCCLSRRFHGLCTDDRKVWMAMCEKRWGAKTDVKKWGNVKISYMVLYQVLDKWDNLVGFWRGVGRGGHGPLVTFDWGHNCLIGTRIIPVRPGSYEVRKVPFLWLGVSSHGKGLCFIDPDWILDSAMGKICGTEGGSQLFSGLGNGCDTGSVLFSGFGNGSDTVSVLFSGVGHGINGGSASLAVLDGGLDPRMGGGVGARRIRNPFENWDAVEEEVPDGLLPVKVDFVGKCHIAVEENGDANHNWSRNCQLGRSSSCWDLSKKKSKELLEDGDSYGSLPDRLQAEIYQYFATKVSLGGDRSARKQRRKEKEKASHGRRKWETEHFVKVVNCHPTPARPLQGLWKASNGDPGVGRSSKDKGNLLQSNQIKDGLLQEDQARTKATSSSLALTRMAFFD